In a genomic window of Methanobrevibacter arboriphilus JCM 13429 = DSM 1125:
- a CDS encoding type II toxin-antitoxin system VapC family toxin gives MIFLDANYIISLFIEGHEFHERAKKIDESLIGKEQIISRLVISEVITVLNMKLKASNEVIERAYHQMNNYYEVIEDHYFYDKGFEKILKYNDKNLSLFDCIYMAVIEELGIKKIATFDKHFNNKDGIEVIR, from the coding sequence ATGATATTTTTAGATGCAAATTACATAATATCTTTATTCATTGAAGGTCATGAATTTCATGAAAGAGCTAAAAAAATTGATGAATCATTAATTGGAAAAGAACAAATAATATCAAGATTAGTGATTTCAGAGGTTATAACCGTTTTAAACATGAAATTAAAAGCAAGTAATGAAGTAATAGAAAGAGCATACCATCAAATGAACAATTATTATGAAGTCATAGAAGATCATTATTTTTATGATAAAGGGTTTGAAAAAATTCTTAAATATAATGATAAAAATTTATCATTATTTGATTGTATTTATATGGCAGTTATAGAAGAATTAGGAATAAAGAAAATAGCTACATTTGATAAACACTTCAATAATAAAGATGGAATTGAAGTAATAAGATAA
- a CDS encoding putative glycoside hydrolase gives MKFNSDNLINFKNMYKSTSNFLLRSSDVKNKSFSLNNIFKIFLVSFLILVLFLSLNSVSNLENHDDFDFSQGIIDFKNNHFKNSPVILGSKIIGDNKILTTSNENSHSKSVNTAHAASKVSPNSKAKLSSLGSPKTVSQKGVLKSSKNLKNYVSKNKKLPKYVTVEGYRYSVPEFTYLMTKTVEYQKKKVNSRVTVKYNVKNPTKPSGKTIKSKISLSNYYKYSLKTSNYINKYKKVPNYITANKGSKIQYQTAVYMFSSILRYDYYYKKLPKSVNIKISSSNKINKYIPNYVRNSKTKSVPNTNAIWIQSRDFYNVNLNKLAESGIGNVFLHEVAISQYGKSTVIKWAKNAASKGIKTHLWIQCFYANGKWINPVDTSKKTYNKAQFSKILSKIKTYSRMDYIGGIHLDYLRYPGNAYKYSYSNGVTGEKAITKFVSQAKTQVNKYNPNILLSAAVMPETSSNAYYYGQNIPKIGKYLDIITPMIYKGNYNKPSSWITSTTKWFVKNSGGARIWSGLQTYVSDNNINSLSINALSIDSKASLNGGANGIGLFRWGLTKFFNFLSVY, from the coding sequence TTGAAATTTAATAGTGATAATTTAATAAATTTTAAAAATATGTATAAAAGCACTTCTAATTTTTTATTAAGAAGTTCTGATGTTAAAAATAAATCTTTTAGCTTAAATAATATCTTTAAGATTTTTTTAGTTTCTTTTCTGATTTTAGTTCTCTTTTTATCATTAAATTCAGTATCTAATTTAGAAAACCATGATGATTTTGATTTTTCTCAAGGAATTATTGATTTTAAAAATAATCATTTTAAAAATAGTCCGGTTATTTTAGGTAGTAAAATCATTGGAGATAATAAAATATTAACTACAAGTAATGAGAATTCTCATTCAAAAAGTGTTAATACAGCTCATGCTGCTTCTAAAGTCTCTCCAAATTCTAAAGCAAAACTTAGTTCTTTAGGATCTCCTAAAACAGTTTCTCAAAAAGGTGTTCTAAAATCATCTAAAAATCTTAAGAATTATGTTTCAAAAAATAAGAAATTACCTAAATATGTAACTGTTGAGGGATATAGATATTCGGTTCCAGAGTTTACTTATTTAATGACAAAAACAGTTGAATATCAAAAGAAAAAGGTTAATTCTCGTGTTACTGTAAAATATAATGTTAAAAACCCAACGAAACCTTCTGGTAAGACTATTAAATCTAAAATTTCTTTATCAAATTACTATAAATATAGCTTAAAGACAAGTAACTATATCAATAAGTATAAAAAGGTTCCAAATTATATTACTGCAAATAAAGGTAGTAAAATCCAGTATCAAACAGCTGTTTATATGTTCTCATCAATCTTAAGATATGATTATTATTATAAGAAGCTTCCTAAATCTGTAAATATAAAGATTAGTAGCTCTAATAAAATAAATAAATATATTCCTAATTATGTTAGAAACTCTAAAACAAAAAGTGTTCCTAATACAAATGCTATTTGGATACAAAGTAGGGATTTTTATAATGTTAATTTAAATAAGTTAGCTGAGTCAGGAATAGGTAATGTTTTCTTACATGAAGTAGCTATATCTCAATATGGAAAATCAACTGTGATTAAATGGGCTAAAAATGCAGCTAGTAAAGGAATAAAGACTCATTTATGGATTCAATGTTTTTATGCAAATGGTAAATGGATAAATCCTGTTGACACTAGTAAAAAAACTTATAATAAGGCTCAATTTAGTAAAATTTTATCTAAAATAAAAACTTACTCTCGAATGGATTATATTGGAGGAATACATTTAGATTATCTTAGATATCCTGGAAATGCTTATAAATATAGTTATTCTAATGGAGTTACTGGTGAAAAGGCTATTACTAAATTTGTAAGTCAAGCTAAAACACAGGTTAATAAATATAATCCAAATATTCTTCTTTCAGCAGCTGTAATGCCTGAAACTTCATCTAATGCTTATTATTATGGTCAAAATATTCCTAAAATAGGTAAATATTTGGATATTATAACTCCAATGATTTATAAAGGCAATTATAACAAGCCTAGTAGTTGGATAACTTCTACAACTAAATGGTTTGTTAAAAATTCTGGTGGAGCTCGAATTTGGAGTGGTTTGCAGACTTATGTAAGTGATAATAATATTAATTCGTTATCTATTAATGCATTATCTATAGATTCTAAAGCTTCTTTAAATGGTGGAGCTAATGGAATAGGGTTATTTAGATGGGGTTTAACAAAGTTTTTTAATTTTTTAAGCGTGTATTAG
- a CDS encoding right-handed parallel beta-helix repeat-containing protein, giving the protein MLLVSLFLVSLSGVSAANQTINSTSTGGIAQGITNTGTGETLFLQPGIYNKTNQDINIHVNKNITIKGNGSKGSVIIDARKISGIFSIGNNVNVTFINIKFCNGYSTSNGGAIYNPYANTIMSFINCTFANNTGRDGGAIYNYGSNIIIINNNFINSYATSNGGAIYNYGANAIINNNNFTNNTAISNDGGGAIHNYGANINITNNNFINNNAANTAGGAIMTAGPNTIIFNNSFINNTSVKNGAGAIFVGVLAVNTIISNNNFIANKGLIGGALVISGTQNCSVINNNFINNIAFANGGAIYNRGNNTSVSNNTFIGNSATDIGGAIFNNVIGNMSVSNNIMLNNSANLGQMIYNNGSMGVLNLTFINNSTWIVKNGSTITLFATLTDDMGNTVTGQNISFYIDGVFLANVTSIEGEAKLNYLVNQEPNSIIPVTGDYEGHTGYSIMIKNGELLIKTIPKEPEEKENPEDLEISEDPKINNKTSNNNPTIKTSSATMKPTGMPIIALSILLISAFGLIIRSKK; this is encoded by the coding sequence ATGCTTTTAGTTAGTTTGTTTCTAGTTAGTTTATCAGGTGTTTCAGCAGCTAATCAAACTATTAATTCAACAAGTACTGGAGGTATTGCTCAAGGTATAACAAATACAGGAACGGGAGAAACTTTATTTTTACAGCCTGGAATATATAACAAAACCAATCAAGATATTAACATCCATGTAAATAAAAACATTACAATAAAGGGAAATGGATCAAAAGGCAGTGTAATAATTGATGCACGAAAAATATCAGGAATATTTTCAATAGGAAATAATGTTAATGTGACATTTATAAATATCAAATTTTGTAATGGATATTCTACATCTAATGGAGGAGCAATATATAATCCCTATGCTAATACAATTATGAGTTTCATAAACTGTACCTTTGCCAACAATACAGGTCGTGATGGTGGAGCTATCTACAATTATGGTTCAAATATTATTATAATTAATAATAATTTTATTAATAGCTATGCCACTAGTAATGGTGGTGCAATATATAATTATGGTGCCAATGCTATTATAAATAATAATAATTTTACCAATAACACTGCAATCTCTAATGATGGTGGTGGTGCGATTCACAATTATGGTGCTAATATTAATATAACTAATAACAATTTCATCAACAATAATGCAGCTAATACTGCTGGTGGGGCAATCATGACTGCTGGTCCAAATACTATTATATTTAACAATAGTTTCATTAATAACACTTCAGTGAAAAACGGTGCTGGAGCTATCTTTGTTGGTGTTTTAGCTGTAAATACTATTATAAGTAATAATAATTTCATTGCCAATAAAGGACTTATTGGTGGAGCACTGGTTATTAGTGGTACACAAAATTGTAGTGTAATCAATAATAATTTCATTAATAATATAGCATTTGCTAATGGTGGAGCAATTTACAATAGAGGTAATAATACATCGGTTTCTAATAATACTTTCATTGGAAATAGCGCTACTGATATTGGAGGAGCTATTTTTAATAATGTTATTGGTAATATGTCTGTTTCTAACAATATAATGTTAAATAATAGTGCTAATTTAGGCCAGATGATTTATAACAACGGTAGTATGGGTGTTTTAAACCTTACTTTTATTAATAATTCTACATGGATTGTTAAAAACGGTTCTACAATAACTTTGTTTGCTACTTTAACTGATGATATGGGTAATACTGTTACAGGGCAAAATATAAGTTTTTATATTGACGGAGTATTTTTAGCTAATGTAACTTCAATTGAAGGAGAAGCAAAACTAAATTATTTAGTTAATCAAGAACCAAACTCCATTATTCCAGTCACAGGAGACTATGAAGGGCATACTGGTTATTCCATTATGATTAAAAATGGAGAACTATTAATAAAAACAATTCCAAAAGAACCAGAAGAAAAAGAAAATCCAGAAGATCTAGAAATATCTGAAGATCCAAAAATAAACAATAAAACCAGTAATAATAATCCAACAATTAAAACAAGTTCAGCAACTATGAAACCAACAGGAATGCCAATAATAGCTTTATCAATATTATTAATCAGCGCTTTTGGATTAATTATTCGCAGCAAAAAATAA
- a CDS encoding pseudomurein-binding repeat-containing protein has protein sequence MVDNMQNNHQSSSLLANSNENLEDDIDLNSSTNSSNNSNSSNNNNINNSNNSSSNSLNVVKTSTNVNNKPTTLSQSSILLASNSIYKYINKYGKLPNYVTISGYKYSMSEFMYILSKTITYKYNKITSSIKVKYDVKNPSKASGNSIKGTISSKTYYSYAKNIVAFIEKNNQAPNFVTSSLGKIQYQTAIFGLNKVLNYIYVKGKLPSTLSFNVKASHSINKYLPVYNSGSSSSSSSSSSNSGSSGSSSIVAGKSTKLSQTAIFQASKNVKNYVLKYGKLPNYVTISGFKFSIPEYTYLVSKAIAYKCLKYSNSVNVKWNVKNPSNPSGVTIKKIISKSRYYALAKKAFKYIDSNNRIPNYISSSFGKIQYQTFVYGFSRIGEYMHTYKSVPSTLTLSVSKTSALNKNIPKYSRSSSNSNSTHSYNLSANKNAIWVHSGDMKNVDLDLLGKYGIGNIFIHEDMFNYPTTAIDWIKNATAKGFKIHIWFTTFYNATSNKWTNPIIESSKTLNQAYFNKVISRAKYYAGISGVAGIHLDYLRYPGTSGNNASIFHYDNGKNGADAITEFVRQLSVAVKAINPKIILSAALMPEKNDAAIYYGQDAPRLGQYLDVLVPMLYEGNYGKDNAWIQSTTKWYITNSGGAEVWGGLYAYHSDKNPTRLTVAELTEDCKSVLDGGGNGVAIFRWGIVNLFNLLGIK, from the coding sequence TTGGTTGATAACATGCAGAATAATCATCAATCATCATCTCTTCTTGCAAATTCTAATGAAAATCTAGAAGATGATATTGATTTAAACAGTTCAACTAATTCTAGTAATAATTCTAATAGTTCTAACAATAACAATATTAATAACTCTAATAATTCTTCTTCAAACTCATTAAATGTTGTTAAAACTTCAACAAATGTGAATAATAAACCAACTACTCTTTCTCAAAGTAGTATCTTACTTGCTTCAAACTCGATTTATAAATACATTAATAAATATGGTAAACTACCTAATTATGTGACTATTTCGGGTTATAAATACTCTATGAGTGAATTTATGTATATTTTAAGTAAGACTATTACTTATAAGTATAATAAAATTACTTCAAGTATTAAAGTCAAGTATGATGTTAAAAATCCATCTAAGGCATCTGGGAACAGTATAAAGGGAACTATATCCTCTAAAACCTATTATTCTTATGCAAAGAATATAGTTGCATTTATTGAAAAAAATAATCAAGCTCCAAATTTTGTTACATCTTCGCTTGGTAAAATTCAATATCAAACAGCTATATTTGGTCTTAACAAAGTTTTAAATTATATTTATGTTAAAGGTAAACTACCATCTACTTTATCTTTCAATGTTAAGGCTTCTCATAGTATAAATAAATATTTACCAGTTTATAATAGCGGTTCTAGTAGTTCATCTAGTTCATCTAGTTCAAATAGTGGTTCTTCTGGATCATCTTCTATTGTAGCTGGGAAATCAACTAAACTTTCTCAAACTGCCATATTCCAAGCTTCAAAGAATGTTAAAAACTATGTGCTTAAATATGGGAAGTTACCTAATTATGTAACTATTTCAGGATTTAAATTTTCAATTCCTGAATATACTTATTTAGTTTCAAAAGCTATTGCTTATAAATGTTTAAAATATAGTAATTCTGTTAATGTTAAATGGAATGTTAAAAATCCTTCTAATCCATCTGGAGTTACTATAAAAAAGATAATTTCAAAGTCTAGGTACTATGCTTTAGCTAAAAAAGCTTTTAAGTATATTGATAGTAATAATAGGATACCTAATTATATAAGCTCATCTTTTGGTAAGATACAGTATCAAACATTTGTGTATGGTTTTTCAAGGATTGGAGAGTATATGCATACCTATAAAAGTGTACCTTCTACTCTTACACTAAGTGTTTCAAAAACCAGTGCTTTAAATAAAAATATTCCAAAATATTCTAGAAGTTCTTCAAATTCAAATAGTACTCATTCTTATAATTTGTCTGCAAATAAGAATGCTATATGGGTTCATTCTGGTGATATGAAGAATGTTGATTTAGATTTACTTGGTAAATATGGAATAGGAAATATCTTTATTCATGAAGATATGTTTAATTATCCAACAACAGCTATAGATTGGATTAAAAATGCAACAGCTAAAGGATTTAAGATACACATTTGGTTTACTACATTTTATAATGCTACAAGTAATAAATGGACTAATCCTATAATTGAATCTAGTAAAACTCTTAATCAAGCTTACTTTAATAAAGTAATTTCTAGAGCTAAGTATTATGCTGGTATTAGTGGTGTAGCTGGAATCCATTTAGACTATTTAAGGTATCCTGGAACTAGTGGTAACAATGCTTCTATATTCCATTATGATAATGGTAAAAATGGTGCTGATGCTATAACTGAATTTGTAAGGCAACTTTCAGTTGCTGTTAAAGCAATAAATCCTAAAATCATTCTTTCAGCAGCATTGATGCCTGAAAAAAATGATGCAGCTATTTATTATGGTCAAGATGCTCCTAGATTAGGTCAATATTTGGATGTTTTGGTTCCTATGCTTTATGAAGGAAATTATGGTAAAGATAATGCATGGATTCAATCAACAACTAAATGGTATATAACTAATTCTGGTGGTGCTGAAGTTTGGGGAGGATTATATGCTTATCATTCAGATAAGAACCCAACTAGGCTTACAGTTGCTGAATTAACAGAAGATTGTAAATCTGTTTTAGATGGTGGAGGAAATGGTGTAGCTATTTTTAGATGGGGAATAGTTAATCTATTTAATCTTTTAGGTATTAAATAG